Proteins encoded by one window of Halobaculum halobium:
- a CDS encoding ABC transporter ATP-binding protein has product MTEAVRLDSITKRFPGVVANDDVTLSVERGTVHALLGENGAGKTTLMNVLYGLYEPTEGDVYVDGDGLTYGEGDAGDEDAADGDGLSPIADAPRRFDSPGDAIDAGVGMIHQHFMLVDPMTVAENITLGNEPRKWGGLAVDRDAAREAVLELSERYGFDVEPDARIEDVGVGVQQRVEILKALYRGAEVLILDEPTAVLTPQEVEDLFEVLEELTDAGKTVIFITHKLGEALEAADEVTVLRDGKNVGSVETAGTTREELAELMVGRQVMLETETPPATPGAATLAVDGVTAVDDRDVVAVDDVSFTVREGEVFGIAGVDGNGQSELVEVITGLHTPAEGRVELAGRDVTDASRRERTRAGMAYIPEDRQDRGLVMDFDLTENGVLGSQHDAPFAERGRLDWARAEDHATAVIDEYDVRPPDAGAEAKSLSGGNQQKFIVGREFAREPSCIVASHPTRGVDIGSTEFIHDQLVELRDEGRAVLLVSSKLDEVRGLSDRLAVMYRGRVVDVVDPDEVTEEQLGLMMAGERPEDVPRAERVADGDSGVSPPTAAEARPDDNADGEVTDD; this is encoded by the coding sequence ATGACGGAGGCCGTCCGCCTCGACTCGATAACGAAGCGCTTCCCCGGCGTCGTCGCGAACGACGACGTCACGCTCTCGGTCGAGCGGGGGACGGTCCACGCCCTCCTCGGCGAGAACGGCGCGGGCAAGACCACCCTGATGAACGTCCTCTACGGGCTGTACGAGCCCACGGAGGGCGACGTGTACGTCGACGGGGACGGCCTGACGTACGGAGAAGGCGATGCCGGTGACGAGGACGCCGCCGACGGCGACGGGCTCTCCCCGATCGCCGACGCGCCGCGGCGGTTCGACTCCCCGGGCGACGCCATCGACGCCGGCGTCGGGATGATCCACCAGCACTTCATGCTGGTCGACCCGATGACCGTCGCCGAGAACATCACGCTGGGCAACGAGCCCCGGAAGTGGGGCGGCCTCGCCGTCGACCGCGACGCCGCTCGAGAGGCGGTGCTGGAGCTGTCCGAGCGCTACGGCTTCGACGTGGAGCCCGACGCGCGTATCGAGGACGTCGGCGTCGGCGTCCAACAGCGCGTGGAGATCCTGAAGGCGCTGTACCGCGGCGCGGAGGTGCTCATCCTCGACGAGCCGACGGCCGTCCTCACGCCCCAGGAGGTCGAGGACCTGTTCGAGGTACTCGAGGAGTTGACCGACGCGGGCAAGACGGTCATCTTCATCACCCACAAGCTGGGCGAGGCGCTGGAAGCGGCCGACGAGGTCACCGTCCTGCGCGACGGGAAGAACGTCGGCAGCGTCGAGACGGCCGGCACGACCCGCGAGGAGCTCGCCGAGCTGATGGTCGGCCGCCAGGTGATGCTGGAGACGGAGACGCCGCCAGCGACCCCCGGCGCGGCGACCCTCGCAGTCGACGGCGTCACCGCCGTCGACGACCGGGACGTGGTCGCCGTCGACGACGTGTCGTTCACCGTTCGCGAGGGCGAGGTGTTCGGCATCGCCGGCGTCGACGGCAACGGCCAGTCGGAACTCGTGGAGGTCATCACCGGGCTGCACACACCCGCCGAGGGGCGGGTCGAACTCGCGGGCCGCGACGTGACGGACGCCTCCCGGCGGGAGCGAACCCGCGCGGGCATGGCGTACATCCCGGAGGACCGACAGGACCGCGGGCTGGTGATGGACTTCGACCTCACCGAGAACGGCGTGCTCGGATCCCAACACGACGCCCCGTTCGCCGAGCGCGGTCGCCTCGACTGGGCGCGCGCCGAGGACCACGCGACGGCGGTCATCGACGAGTACGACGTCCGCCCGCCGGACGCCGGCGCCGAGGCGAAGTCGCTGTCGGGCGGCAACCAGCAGAAGTTCATCGTCGGCCGCGAGTTCGCGCGCGAGCCCTCCTGCATCGTCGCCTCCCACCCGACCAGAGGGGTCGACATCGGGTCGACGGAGTTCATCCACGATCAGCTCGTCGAGTTACGCGACGAGGGACGCGCGGTGCTTCTGGTCTCCTCGAAGCTCGACGAGGTCCGCGGGCTCTCGGACCGCCTCGCGGTGATGTACCGCGGGCGGGTCGTCGACGTGGTCGACCCCGACGAGGTGACCGAGGAGCAGCTCGGGCTCATGATGGCCGGCGAGCGCCCCGAGGACGTCCCGCGAGCCGAGCGCGTCGCCGACGGCGACAGCGGGGTATCCCCTCCAACAGCCGCCGAGGCGCGTCCCGATGACAACGCGGACGGAGAGGTGACCGATGACTGA
- a CDS encoding BMP family lipoprotein has product MDTERFDRRKFVKGVGAAGLVGLAGCTGGPESGGSDGEDTEASTTAADGEDTEASETEMSGSETTNIGMVYATGGLGDGSFNDQAQTGIQQAAEDFDLSFDESEPGSVSQFGTFQQQYAQSTDPDYDLVSCIGFLQADALSETAPDYPEQDFMIVDSVVDADNVRSYTFKEHEGSYLVGQLAGLLTSQSFSAGDSSTAGDSTNVGFVGGVESSLIAKFEAGFTAGVKAANDDIDVQTTYTGSFSDPSAGQEAALSMYSSGADIVYHAAGNTGTGVFQAARDEGRFAIGVDRDQSVTTDYQDVILASMVKRVDTAVYNAAESTVNGNFEAGTATSLGLAEDGVDIVYGTELGDQIPDDVSSEVQSSREGIVAGDISVPQDPDNV; this is encoded by the coding sequence ATGGACACTGAACGGTTTGACAGGCGGAAGTTCGTGAAGGGCGTCGGCGCCGCGGGGCTCGTTGGCCTCGCGGGCTGTACCGGAGGCCCGGAGTCGGGCGGTTCCGACGGCGAGGACACCGAGGCATCGACGACGGCGGCCGACGGCGAAGACACCGAAGCGTCCGAGACCGAGATGTCCGGCTCCGAGACGACGAACATCGGGATGGTGTACGCGACCGGCGGGCTCGGCGACGGTTCGTTCAACGACCAGGCCCAGACGGGTATCCAGCAGGCCGCCGAGGACTTCGACCTCTCGTTCGACGAGTCCGAACCGGGGTCGGTCTCGCAGTTCGGCACCTTCCAGCAGCAGTACGCGCAGTCGACGGACCCCGACTACGACCTCGTTTCTTGTATCGGCTTCCTCCAGGCCGACGCGCTCTCGGAGACCGCACCCGACTACCCCGAGCAGGACTTCATGATCGTCGACAGCGTCGTCGACGCCGACAACGTCCGCTCGTACACGTTCAAGGAGCACGAGGGCTCGTACCTCGTCGGTCAGCTGGCCGGCCTACTCACGAGCCAGTCGTTCAGCGCGGGCGACTCCTCGACGGCGGGCGACTCCACGAACGTCGGCTTCGTCGGCGGCGTCGAGTCGTCGCTCATCGCGAAGTTCGAGGCCGGCTTCACGGCCGGCGTGAAGGCCGCAAACGACGATATCGACGTGCAGACGACGTACACGGGCTCGTTCTCCGACCCCTCGGCGGGGCAGGAGGCCGCGCTGTCGATGTACAGCTCCGGCGCCGACATCGTCTACCACGCGGCGGGGAACACCGGGACGGGCGTCTTCCAGGCCGCCCGCGACGAGGGCCGCTTCGCCATCGGAGTCGACCGCGACCAGTCGGTGACGACGGACTATCAGGACGTGATCCTCGCGTCGATGGTCAAGCGCGTCGACACCGCCGTCTACAACGCCGCAGAGTCGACCGTGAACGGGAACTTCGAGGCGGGCACGGCGACCAGCCTCGGCCTCGCCGAGGACGGCGTCGACATCGTTTACGGCACCGAACTCGGCGACCAGATCCCCGACGACGTGTCCTCCGAGGTCCAGTCCTCCCGCGAGGGCATCGTCGCCGGCGACATCTCGGTCCCGCAGGACCCGGACAACGTCTGA
- a CDS encoding acylphosphatase produces MSDENRSEDRSRAHVFVSGRVQGVFYRANTRDAARDRDVDGWVRNLDDGRVEAVFEGPRDAVEEMVEWCHTGSPSAVVDDVDAEYGEPTGERGFTIRR; encoded by the coding sequence ATGAGCGACGAAAACCGAAGCGAGGATCGGAGCCGTGCGCACGTGTTCGTCTCCGGACGGGTACAGGGCGTGTTCTACCGGGCGAATACACGCGACGCTGCGCGCGACCGCGACGTCGACGGGTGGGTGCGCAACCTCGACGACGGTCGCGTCGAGGCGGTGTTCGAGGGACCACGCGACGCCGTCGAGGAGATGGTCGAGTGGTGTCACACCGGGAGTCCGAGCGCGGTCGTCGATGATGTCGACGCCGAGTACGGCGAACCGACCGGCGAACGCGGCTTCACGATCCGTCGATAG